Below is a genomic region from Methanospirillum lacunae.
ATATGTGATCATGGAATACGGAGTGGAGGAGAAGGTGAAAACTTGGGGCGAGAAAGGGAAAGGCATCCTGGGTGATGCCATATCAAGTCTCAACCTTATAAACAACATAATGACCCTTGTTTCCCTTATCGTGGCAAGCGTCGTGGTTTTCATTGTCACGTATATCAATATAATCAATCGGAAGAAACAGATCGGGATCCTCAAAGCAATCGGCATCAGGAAACAGATCATCGTTGGAAGTTACCTTCTTCAAGTACTCTTCCAATGCACCTGCGGAATTGTAACCGGCATCCTGATGCTGAATGGGATCAGATTCATCCTAACCGTTAATAAGGTCCGATTTCCGATGGGGTATCTTACACCAGAGATCAATTTTGAGTCTTTGGGCGTCAGTATCATTCTCCTCTGCCTGGTTTCCCTGATATCGGGTTACATCCCGGCCCGTCAGGTAACAAACGAAGAGATTCTTGATGCAATGAGGGGTTGAACATGATCAGGGTTACGGACCTGAAAAAGATCTACCGGATGGGTCTCGTTGAGGTTGCAGCGTTAAAAGGAGTCTCATTTAATATCGAAAAGGGTGAATTCGTGGGAATTATGGGACCTAGTGGTAGTGGGAAGTCCACGCTCCTTCACCAGCTCGGACTCCTTGATACGCCTTCGTCAGGCAGGATCTTTATCGATGACATCGAAGTCACCCGACTGGACGACGAGGCCCGTACCAGGTTCCGGCTTATGCATCTTGGATACGTTTTTCAGGACTATGCACTTGTCTCGGAATTGAACGTAAAAGAGAACGTTGCCATCCCGGCAATCACGCAGGGTCGTATCCTATCGGAATGTTACGTTGCGGCAACTGAGATGCTGGAGAAGGTTGGGTTAGGGAATCGTCTCGACCATCTCGTGTACGAGTTATCAGGTGGTGAACAGCAGCGGGTTTCGATTGCCCGGGCGCTGGTGAACAAGCCGGCGATCGTCTTTGCGGATGAACCTTGCGCAAATCTCGATACCGAGAATTCCCGGACCATACTCGAACTTTTCCGGT
It encodes:
- a CDS encoding ABC transporter ATP-binding protein, which gives rise to MIRVTDLKKIYRMGLVEVAALKGVSFNIEKGEFVGIMGPSGSGKSTLLHQLGLLDTPSSGRIFIDDIEVTRLDDEARTRFRLMHLGYVFQDYALVSELNVKENVAIPAITQGRILSECYVAATEMLEKVGLGNRLDHLVYELSGGEQQRVSIARALVNKPAIVFADEPCANLDTENSRTILELFRSVNRDLGQTIVMVSHELWHQEYFDRIIFIQDGLLEKERI